A genome region from Musa acuminata AAA Group cultivar baxijiao chromosome BXJ3-5, Cavendish_Baxijiao_AAA, whole genome shotgun sequence includes the following:
- the LOC103986382 gene encoding E3 ubiquitin-protein ligase RGLG3 isoform X1, producing MGNTNSAEGSSPRKYPLPSTRNYAHPSSHRYPQQAHFTAGSSFNNKNQNKQQPAFIADNFSSLEEVISALRDAGLESSNLILGIDFTKSNDWTVQRGDHCYLTIVGRHSFNRRSLHAIGDTTNPYEQAISIIGRTLSPFDEDNLIPCFGFGDASTRDEFVFSFYPDHRPSHGFEEALSRYREIVPCLTLSGPTSFAPLILAAIDIVEQSNWQYHVLVIVADGQVTKGSTLPNGFSQQEQATIDAIVEASHYPLSIIMIGVGDGPWDAMHQFDDYVPQRSFDNFQFVNFTKIMSENMPMTKKEAAFALSALMEIPLQYRATQGLKRKRLLKKHRNNEGKASWEKPLPPPRAVVDHDNAKSSKSSHGHAKYTNPDEYSIPMERACPICLTNPKDLAFSCGHLTCRDCGTAIPTCPICRSPITTRLRLFS from the exons ATGGGCAACACAAATTCTGCTGAAGGATCCTCTCCTCGCAAATATCCTTTGCCTTCTACTCGCAATTATGCTCACCCATCTTCTCACAGATATCCTCAGCAAGCTCATTTCACTGCTGGGAGTTCATTTAATAATAAAAACCAAAATAAGCAGCAACCAGCATTTATAGCTGACAATTTCAGCTCGCTTGAAGAG GTTATTTCTGCACTAAGAGATGCTGGCCTTGAATCATCAAATTTAATCCTTGGTATTGATTTCACTAAAAGCAATGACTGGACAG TTCAGAGGGGGGATCATTGCTATTTAACAATTGTAGGAAGGCATTCATTTAACAGAAGATCTCTGCATGCTATTGGTGACACAACTAACCCCTATGAGCAAGCAATTTCTATAATTGGGCGTActttgtctccttttgatgagGATAACTTGATACCGTGTTTTGGATTTGGTGATG CATCTACACGTGATGAATTTGTCTTCAGCTTTTACCCTGACCACCGTCCTAGTCATGGGTTCGAGGAGGCTCTTTCACGATATAGAGAGATTGTTCCATGTTTGACTCTCTCAG GTCCAACGTCATTTGCACCACTCATTCTTGCAGCAATTGATATTGTAGAGCAAAGTAATTGGCAATATCATGTTCTTGTAATCGTAGCTGATGGACAG GTTACTAAGGGTTCAACCTTACCAAATGGTTTTAGTCAACAAGAACAGGCTACTATAGATGCTATAGTTGAAGCTAG CCATTATCCCCTTTCGATAATTATGATTGGTGTGGGTGATGGACCATGGGATGCTATGCACCAATTTGATGACTACGTTCCACAACGGTCATTTGATAACTTTCAG TTTGTGAACTTCACAAAGATAATGTCTGAAAACATGCCAATGACAAAGAAGGAGGCAGCATTTGCACTTTCTGCCCTCATGGAAATTCCACTTCAGTATAGAGCCACACAAGGCCTAAAGCGTAAGAG ATTACTAAAAAAGCACAGAAACAATGAGGGAAAAGCCAGTTGGGAAAAGCCTCTGCCTCCTCCACGAGCTGTTGTCGATCATGACAATGCAAAATCATCAAAAAGTTCCCATGGACATGCGAAATACACCAACCCGGATGAGTACAGCATCCCCATGGAGCGA GCATGCCCTATTTGCCTCACAAATCCTAAAGATCTCGCTTTCAGTTGTGGTCATCTG ACTTGCAGAGACTGTGGTACAGCGATACCCA
- the LOC103986382 gene encoding E3 ubiquitin-protein ligase RGLG3 isoform X3, whose product MGNTNSAEGSSPRKYPLPSTRNYAHPSSHRYPQQAHFTAGSSFNNKNQNKQQPAFIADNFSSLEEVISALRDAGLESSNLILGIDFTKSNDWTGRHSFNRRSLHAIGDTTNPYEQAISIIGRTLSPFDEDNLIPCFGFGDASTRDEFVFSFYPDHRPSHGFEEALSRYREIVPCLTLSGPTSFAPLILAAIDIVEQSNWQYHVLVIVADGQVTKGSTLPNGFSQQEQATIDAIVEASHYPLSIIMIGVGDGPWDAMHQFDDYVPQRSFDNFQFVNFTKIMSENMPMTKKEAAFALSALMEIPLQYRATQGLKRKRLLKKHRNNEGKASWEKPLPPPRAVVDHDNAKSSKSSHGHAKYTNPDEYSIPMERACPICLTNPKDLAFSCGHLTCRDCGTAIPTCPICRSPITTRLRLFS is encoded by the exons ATGGGCAACACAAATTCTGCTGAAGGATCCTCTCCTCGCAAATATCCTTTGCCTTCTACTCGCAATTATGCTCACCCATCTTCTCACAGATATCCTCAGCAAGCTCATTTCACTGCTGGGAGTTCATTTAATAATAAAAACCAAAATAAGCAGCAACCAGCATTTATAGCTGACAATTTCAGCTCGCTTGAAGAG GTTATTTCTGCACTAAGAGATGCTGGCCTTGAATCATCAAATTTAATCCTTGGTATTGATTTCACTAAAAGCAATGACTGGACAG GAAGGCATTCATTTAACAGAAGATCTCTGCATGCTATTGGTGACACAACTAACCCCTATGAGCAAGCAATTTCTATAATTGGGCGTActttgtctccttttgatgagGATAACTTGATACCGTGTTTTGGATTTGGTGATG CATCTACACGTGATGAATTTGTCTTCAGCTTTTACCCTGACCACCGTCCTAGTCATGGGTTCGAGGAGGCTCTTTCACGATATAGAGAGATTGTTCCATGTTTGACTCTCTCAG GTCCAACGTCATTTGCACCACTCATTCTTGCAGCAATTGATATTGTAGAGCAAAGTAATTGGCAATATCATGTTCTTGTAATCGTAGCTGATGGACAG GTTACTAAGGGTTCAACCTTACCAAATGGTTTTAGTCAACAAGAACAGGCTACTATAGATGCTATAGTTGAAGCTAG CCATTATCCCCTTTCGATAATTATGATTGGTGTGGGTGATGGACCATGGGATGCTATGCACCAATTTGATGACTACGTTCCACAACGGTCATTTGATAACTTTCAG TTTGTGAACTTCACAAAGATAATGTCTGAAAACATGCCAATGACAAAGAAGGAGGCAGCATTTGCACTTTCTGCCCTCATGGAAATTCCACTTCAGTATAGAGCCACACAAGGCCTAAAGCGTAAGAG ATTACTAAAAAAGCACAGAAACAATGAGGGAAAAGCCAGTTGGGAAAAGCCTCTGCCTCCTCCACGAGCTGTTGTCGATCATGACAATGCAAAATCATCAAAAAGTTCCCATGGACATGCGAAATACACCAACCCGGATGAGTACAGCATCCCCATGGAGCGA GCATGCCCTATTTGCCTCACAAATCCTAAAGATCTCGCTTTCAGTTGTGGTCATCTG ACTTGCAGAGACTGTGGTACAGCGATACCCA
- the LOC103986382 gene encoding E3 ubiquitin-protein ligase RGLG3 isoform X4, translated as MGNTNSAEGSSPRKYPLPSTRNYAHPSSHRYPQQAHFTAGSSFNNKNQNKQQPAFIADNFSSLEEVISALRDAGLESSNLILGIDFTKSNDWTGRHSFNRRSLHAIGDTTNPYEQAISIIGRTLSPFDEDNLIPCFGFGDASTRDEFVFSFYPDHRPSHGFEEALSRYREIVPCLTLSGPTSFAPLILAAIDIVEQSNWQYHVLVIVADGQVTKGSTLPNGFSQQEQATIDAIVEASHYPLSIIMIGVGDGPWDAMHQFDDYVPQRSFDNFQFVNFTKIMSENMPMTKKEAAFALSALMEIPLQYRATQGLKRKRNNEGKASWEKPLPPPRAVVDHDNAKSSKSSHGHAKYTNPDEYSIPMERACPICLTNPKDLAFSCGHLTCRDCGTAIPTCPICRSPITTRLRLFS; from the exons ATGGGCAACACAAATTCTGCTGAAGGATCCTCTCCTCGCAAATATCCTTTGCCTTCTACTCGCAATTATGCTCACCCATCTTCTCACAGATATCCTCAGCAAGCTCATTTCACTGCTGGGAGTTCATTTAATAATAAAAACCAAAATAAGCAGCAACCAGCATTTATAGCTGACAATTTCAGCTCGCTTGAAGAG GTTATTTCTGCACTAAGAGATGCTGGCCTTGAATCATCAAATTTAATCCTTGGTATTGATTTCACTAAAAGCAATGACTGGACAG GAAGGCATTCATTTAACAGAAGATCTCTGCATGCTATTGGTGACACAACTAACCCCTATGAGCAAGCAATTTCTATAATTGGGCGTActttgtctccttttgatgagGATAACTTGATACCGTGTTTTGGATTTGGTGATG CATCTACACGTGATGAATTTGTCTTCAGCTTTTACCCTGACCACCGTCCTAGTCATGGGTTCGAGGAGGCTCTTTCACGATATAGAGAGATTGTTCCATGTTTGACTCTCTCAG GTCCAACGTCATTTGCACCACTCATTCTTGCAGCAATTGATATTGTAGAGCAAAGTAATTGGCAATATCATGTTCTTGTAATCGTAGCTGATGGACAG GTTACTAAGGGTTCAACCTTACCAAATGGTTTTAGTCAACAAGAACAGGCTACTATAGATGCTATAGTTGAAGCTAG CCATTATCCCCTTTCGATAATTATGATTGGTGTGGGTGATGGACCATGGGATGCTATGCACCAATTTGATGACTACGTTCCACAACGGTCATTTGATAACTTTCAG TTTGTGAACTTCACAAAGATAATGTCTGAAAACATGCCAATGACAAAGAAGGAGGCAGCATTTGCACTTTCTGCCCTCATGGAAATTCCACTTCAGTATAGAGCCACACAAGGCCTAAAGCGTAAGAG AAACAATGAGGGAAAAGCCAGTTGGGAAAAGCCTCTGCCTCCTCCACGAGCTGTTGTCGATCATGACAATGCAAAATCATCAAAAAGTTCCCATGGACATGCGAAATACACCAACCCGGATGAGTACAGCATCCCCATGGAGCGA GCATGCCCTATTTGCCTCACAAATCCTAAAGATCTCGCTTTCAGTTGTGGTCATCTG ACTTGCAGAGACTGTGGTACAGCGATACCCA
- the LOC103986382 gene encoding E3 ubiquitin-protein ligase RGLG3 isoform X2 has product MGNTNSAEGSSPRKYPLPSTRNYAHPSSHRYPQQAHFTAGSSFNNKNQNKQQPAFIADNFSSLEEVISALRDAGLESSNLILGIDFTKSNDWTVQRGDHCYLTIVGRHSFNRRSLHAIGDTTNPYEQAISIIGRTLSPFDEDNLIPCFGFGDASTRDEFVFSFYPDHRPSHGFEEALSRYREIVPCLTLSGPTSFAPLILAAIDIVEQSNWQYHVLVIVADGQVTKGSTLPNGFSQQEQATIDAIVEASHYPLSIIMIGVGDGPWDAMHQFDDYVPQRSFDNFQFVNFTKIMSENMPMTKKEAAFALSALMEIPLQYRATQGLKRKRNNEGKASWEKPLPPPRAVVDHDNAKSSKSSHGHAKYTNPDEYSIPMERACPICLTNPKDLAFSCGHLTCRDCGTAIPTCPICRSPITTRLRLFS; this is encoded by the exons ATGGGCAACACAAATTCTGCTGAAGGATCCTCTCCTCGCAAATATCCTTTGCCTTCTACTCGCAATTATGCTCACCCATCTTCTCACAGATATCCTCAGCAAGCTCATTTCACTGCTGGGAGTTCATTTAATAATAAAAACCAAAATAAGCAGCAACCAGCATTTATAGCTGACAATTTCAGCTCGCTTGAAGAG GTTATTTCTGCACTAAGAGATGCTGGCCTTGAATCATCAAATTTAATCCTTGGTATTGATTTCACTAAAAGCAATGACTGGACAG TTCAGAGGGGGGATCATTGCTATTTAACAATTGTAGGAAGGCATTCATTTAACAGAAGATCTCTGCATGCTATTGGTGACACAACTAACCCCTATGAGCAAGCAATTTCTATAATTGGGCGTActttgtctccttttgatgagGATAACTTGATACCGTGTTTTGGATTTGGTGATG CATCTACACGTGATGAATTTGTCTTCAGCTTTTACCCTGACCACCGTCCTAGTCATGGGTTCGAGGAGGCTCTTTCACGATATAGAGAGATTGTTCCATGTTTGACTCTCTCAG GTCCAACGTCATTTGCACCACTCATTCTTGCAGCAATTGATATTGTAGAGCAAAGTAATTGGCAATATCATGTTCTTGTAATCGTAGCTGATGGACAG GTTACTAAGGGTTCAACCTTACCAAATGGTTTTAGTCAACAAGAACAGGCTACTATAGATGCTATAGTTGAAGCTAG CCATTATCCCCTTTCGATAATTATGATTGGTGTGGGTGATGGACCATGGGATGCTATGCACCAATTTGATGACTACGTTCCACAACGGTCATTTGATAACTTTCAG TTTGTGAACTTCACAAAGATAATGTCTGAAAACATGCCAATGACAAAGAAGGAGGCAGCATTTGCACTTTCTGCCCTCATGGAAATTCCACTTCAGTATAGAGCCACACAAGGCCTAAAGCGTAAGAG AAACAATGAGGGAAAAGCCAGTTGGGAAAAGCCTCTGCCTCCTCCACGAGCTGTTGTCGATCATGACAATGCAAAATCATCAAAAAGTTCCCATGGACATGCGAAATACACCAACCCGGATGAGTACAGCATCCCCATGGAGCGA GCATGCCCTATTTGCCTCACAAATCCTAAAGATCTCGCTTTCAGTTGTGGTCATCTG ACTTGCAGAGACTGTGGTACAGCGATACCCA
- the LOC103986382 gene encoding E3 ubiquitin-protein ligase RGLG3 isoform X5, translating into MGNTNSAEGSSPRKYPLPSTRNYAHPSSHRYPQQAHFTAGSSFNNKNQNKQQPAFIADNFSSLEEVISALRDAGLESSNLILGIDFTKSNDWTVQRGDHCYLTIVGRHSFNRRSLHAIGDTTNPYEQAISIIGRTLSPFDEDNLIPCFGFGDASTRDEFVFSFYPDHRPSHGFEEALSRYREIVPCLTLSGPTSFAPLILAAIDIVEQSNWQYHVLVIVADGQVTKGSTLPNGFSQQEQATIDAIVEASHYPLSIIMIGVGDGPWDAMHQFDDYVPQRSFDNFQFVNFTKIMSENMPMTKKEAAFALSALMEIPLQYRATQGLKRKSTETMREKPVGKSLCLLHELLSIMTMQNHQKVPMDMRNTPTRMSTASPWSEHALFASQILKISLSVVVI; encoded by the exons ATGGGCAACACAAATTCTGCTGAAGGATCCTCTCCTCGCAAATATCCTTTGCCTTCTACTCGCAATTATGCTCACCCATCTTCTCACAGATATCCTCAGCAAGCTCATTTCACTGCTGGGAGTTCATTTAATAATAAAAACCAAAATAAGCAGCAACCAGCATTTATAGCTGACAATTTCAGCTCGCTTGAAGAG GTTATTTCTGCACTAAGAGATGCTGGCCTTGAATCATCAAATTTAATCCTTGGTATTGATTTCACTAAAAGCAATGACTGGACAG TTCAGAGGGGGGATCATTGCTATTTAACAATTGTAGGAAGGCATTCATTTAACAGAAGATCTCTGCATGCTATTGGTGACACAACTAACCCCTATGAGCAAGCAATTTCTATAATTGGGCGTActttgtctccttttgatgagGATAACTTGATACCGTGTTTTGGATTTGGTGATG CATCTACACGTGATGAATTTGTCTTCAGCTTTTACCCTGACCACCGTCCTAGTCATGGGTTCGAGGAGGCTCTTTCACGATATAGAGAGATTGTTCCATGTTTGACTCTCTCAG GTCCAACGTCATTTGCACCACTCATTCTTGCAGCAATTGATATTGTAGAGCAAAGTAATTGGCAATATCATGTTCTTGTAATCGTAGCTGATGGACAG GTTACTAAGGGTTCAACCTTACCAAATGGTTTTAGTCAACAAGAACAGGCTACTATAGATGCTATAGTTGAAGCTAG CCATTATCCCCTTTCGATAATTATGATTGGTGTGGGTGATGGACCATGGGATGCTATGCACCAATTTGATGACTACGTTCCACAACGGTCATTTGATAACTTTCAG TTTGTGAACTTCACAAAGATAATGTCTGAAAACATGCCAATGACAAAGAAGGAGGCAGCATTTGCACTTTCTGCCCTCATGGAAATTCCACTTCAGTATAGAGCCACACAAGGCCTAAAGCGTAAGAG CACAGAAACAATGAGGGAAAAGCCAGTTGGGAAAAGCCTCTGCCTCCTCCACGAGCTGTTGTCGATCATGACAATGCAAAATCATCAAAAAGTTCCCATGGACATGCGAAATACACCAACCCGGATGAGTACAGCATCCCCATGGAGCGA GCATGCCCTATTTGCCTCACAAATCCTAAAGATCTCGCTTTCAGTTGTGGTCATCTG A
- the LOC135638296 gene encoding metal transporter Nramp5-like produces the protein MEVSGEGREIRRDGGHGRGSRRVAATEDEIDGMHAAKALSAENTDVNEEKSCTQPQEQKHGWKKFLAHVGPGFLVSLAYLDPGNLETDLQAGANHKYELLWVILIGLVFALIIQSLAANLGVTTGKHLAELCKAEYPRFVKYCLWVVAELAVIAADIPEVIGTAFALNILFHIPLWAGVLITGLSTLLLLGLQRYGVRKLELLISILVFIMAACYFGELSYVKPPASEVMKGLFVPKLNGNSATSDAIALLGALVMPHNLFLHSALVLSRKTPPSVKGINDACRYFLVESGFALFVALLINIAVVSVSGTVCAADNLSSDDSDRCSDLTLNSASFLLKNVLGKSSSIVYGIALLASGQSSTITGTYAGQYIMQGFLDIKMRMWLQNLMTRCVAIGPSLIVSIIGGSAGAGKLIIIASMILSFELPFALIPLLKFSSSQTKMGPHKNSIYVIVVSWVLGFGVIGINIYFLSTSFVDWIIHSSLPKAVTILVGIVVFPFMAVYILAIIYLTFRKDTAVTFIDKSDSSQIEMENGMRRSDGNRGTEVVPYRVDLADIPLPD, from the exons ATGGAGGTGAGTGGTGAAGGGAGGGAGATCAGAAGAGATGGTGGCCATGGGAGAGGGAGCAGAAGAGTTGCAGCTACTGAAGATGAAATCGATGGGATGCATGCAGCTAAAGCATTGTCAGCAGAAAACACTGACGTGAACGAAGAGAAGTCATGCACCCAACCCCAAGAGcag AAGCATGGATGGAAGAAGTTCCTGGCTCACGTTGGACCCGGATTTCTTGTGTCCTTGGCGTACCTTGACCCTGGGAACT TGGAGACGGACTTACAAGCAGGAGCTAATCACAAATACGAG CTCTTGTGGGTTATACTAATCGGTCTGGTTTTCGCGCTGATAATACAATCACTTGCAGCTAATCTCGGGGTGACTACAG GGAAGCACCTTGCAGAGCTGTGTAAAGCTGAGTATCCAAGGTTTGTCAAGTACTGTCTTTGGGTGGTAGCAGAGTTGGCTGTGATTGCTGCTGACATCCCTGAAG TGATAGGAACAGCCTTTGCTCTCAACATCTTGTTTCATATCCCATTGTGGGCAGGAGTTCTGATCACAGGGTTGAGCACTCTGTTGCTTCTTGGACTTCAGAGATATGGA GTACGGAAACTTGAACTTTTGATATCTATCCTGGTCTTTATCATGGCTGCCTGCTATTTTGGAGAGTTGAGCTATGTGAAGCCTCCTGCATCTGAGGTGATGAAAGGACTCTTTGTGCCTAAGCTTAATGGCAACAGTGCCACCAGTGATGCCATTGCTCTCTTGGGTGCCCTTGTCATGCC GCACAATCTATTTCTGCATTCAGCTCTGGTGCTGTCGAGAAAGACTCCTCCCTCTGTCAAAGGAATCAAT GATGCCTGTAGGTACTTCCTTGTGGAGAGTGGCTTCGCATTATTTGTGGCATTGCTCATCAACATAGCTGTTGTGTCTGTCTCTGGAACTGTGTGCGCTGCTGATAACCTCTCTTCTGATGATTCTGATAGATGCAGCGATCTTACCCTCAACTCAGCCTCTTTTTTGCTCAAG AATGTTTTGGGGAAGTCAAGCTCAATAGTGTATGGGATTGCATTGCTGGCCTCTGGACAAAGCTCCACAATAACAGGAACATATGCTGGCCAGTACATCATGCAG GGCTTCTTAGACATCAAGATGAGAATGTGGCTTCAAAACCTCATGACAAGATGCGTCGCTATAGGTCCCAGCCTCATTGTCTCCATCATTGGAGGCTCTGCTGGAGCAGGAAAACTCATAATCATAGCATCG ATGATACTATCCTTCGAGCTGCCATTTGCTCTCATCCCTCTTCTCAAATTCAGCAGCAGTCAAACAAAGATGGGACCTCACAAGAACTCAATCTAT GTCATCGTGGTTTCCTGGGTTCTTGGTTTCGGTGTCATAGGGATCAACATCTACTTCCTAAGTACAAGCTTCGTGGACTGGATCATCCATAGCAGTCTACCAAAGGCAGTCACAATTCTCGTCGGCATCGTAGTCTTCCCCTTCATGGCTGTCTACATCCTTGCCATCATCTACTTGACCTTCAGAAAGGATACTGCAGTGACATTTATCGATAAGTCTGATTCATCACAGATAGAGATGGAGAATGGTATGCGTCGTTCTGATGGTAATAGGGGAACTGAAGTTGTGCCATACAGAGTGGATCTTGCTGACATCCCTCTCCCAGACTAA
- the LOC135637812 gene encoding ubiquitin-like domain-containing CTD phosphatase — translation MASSTLAAAEVAMRSGVGVEGVEEMTLTVRWSGKEYTVRVCGDDSVAELKRRICEVTNVLPKRQKLLYPKISAKLSDDSVLLSQLNLKPSVKMTMIGTVEDDIIVDQADSPEIVDDFELGHDEVIDIKDKFVNKQKLLRRISQHKIKLLNPCREGKKLLVLDIDYTLFDHKSPAENPRELMRPYLHEFLSAVYAEYDIMIWSATSMKWVELKMGQLGVLNNPNYKITALLDHMAMITVQSDSHGLFDCKPLGLIWAQFPEFYNAKNTIMFDDLRRNFVMNPQNGLTIRPFRKAHLNRSSDQELLRLTQYLLAIADLPDLSQLDHNYWELYAEDSTKRRRHR, via the exons ATGGCGTCCTCCACGCTGGCAGCAGCAGAGGTGGCGATGAGATCCGGCGTTGGAGTGGAGGGGGTGGAGGAGATGACCCTGACGGTGCGGTGGAGCGGGAAGGAGTACACCGTGAGGGTGTGCGGAGACGACAGCGTGGCGGAACTGAAGCGCCGCATctgcgaggtcaccaacgtcctccCCAAGCGCCAGAAGCTACTGTATCCCAAAATCTCCGCCAAGCTCAGCGACGATTCCGTCCTCCTCTCCCAGCTTAATCTCAAACCCTCCGTCAAGATGACCATGATCGG TACTGTTGAAGATGACATTATTGTGGACCAAGCGGACTCCCCAGAGATTGTGGATGATTTTGAACTTGGTCATGATGAAGTCATTGACATCAAAGATAAATTTGTAAACAAACAGAAATTATTGCGAAGAATCTCTCAGCATAAG ATCAAACTTTTGAACCCATGTCGTGAAGGAAAGAAGCTGCTCGTCTTAGATATTGATTATACCCTATTTGATCACAAGTCCCCTGCTGAAAATCCTCGTGAGCTGATGCGGCCAT ATCTTCATGAGTTTCTCTCTGCTGTCTATGCGGAGTATGATATCATGATATGGTCCGCTACTAG CATGAAATGGGTCGAGTTGAAGATGGGGCAGCTTGGTGTTCTGAACAATCCTAATTACAAAATTACTGCTCTTTTAGATCACATGGCCATGATCACAGTACAATCTGATTCTCATGGGTTATTCGATTGCAAACCACTTGGCCTGATATGGGCTCAATTTCCTGAG TTTTATAATGCCAAAAATACAATTATGTTTGATGACCTTCGAAGAAACTTTGTGATGAACCCACAGAACGGGCTTACCATCAGACCCTTCAGGAAAGCTCATCTGAATCGAAGCAGTGATCAGGAGCTGTTGCGATTAACACAATATTTGCTGGCTATTGCAGATCTTCCTGATCTCAGCCAACTTGATCATAATTACTGGGAATTGTATGCTGAAGACAGTACAAAAAGACGCAGGCACAGATAG
- the LOC135638944 gene encoding patellin-3-like — MVAAFSISFFLCSMAEETETKAPEAPPAAEVVVAEAEEKKPEAEEAVPPADEAAATVPESTSLEEESNVVAEPVDPQKKALDELKQLVQAALSNNEFNPPPPPPAPAKEEPPVKEEEEEAKPAEAPAPASVEESKPLSEPVSAQEAKPADAPAPASVEVSKPPSEPVPAPAERSLEPEVVEEHASPVKKEPLPPPSQPAEEKAATADDASAKTVKAIKEAVGSAAAEDVSPAAKEAPAEVPAPASTAPPEEVFIWRVPLVGDEKSDAVLLKFLRARDFKVKDALAMLKDAVIWRKQFGIEALLEEDLGLPELDKVVYMHGNDKEGHPVCYNVYGEFQNKELYEKAFGDADKRRKFLKWRIQYLEKGIRERLDFTPGGISSMVQVTDLRNSPRLGKHRQVTKQAVTLLQDNYPEFISKKVFINVPWWYLAVNRMMSPFFTQRTKSKFVFAGPSKSAETLFKYIAPEQVPVAFGGLSKEKDPDFSTADVVTDVSIKPSSKQTIEIPATETCLIVWELRVLGCEVSYGAEFTPSAEDGYTVIVQKNRKLATDDEPVIKGSFKNGEPGKVVLNVENLTSKKKLLLYRYKVKSSTGST, encoded by the exons ATGGTTGCAG CCTTCTCCATCTCGTTCTTCCTGTGCTCGATGGCCGAAGAAACCGAGACCAAGGCCCCCGAAGCCCCCCCGGCGGCCGAGGTCGTCGTCGCCGAGGCTGAGGAGAAGAAACCTGAGGCCGAGGAGGCGGTCCCGCCTGCTGACGAGGCCGCCGCCACTGTCCCCGAGTCGACCTCTCTCGAGGAGGAGAGCAACGTCGTGGCTGAACCCGTCGACCCCCAGAAGAAGGCCCTCGACGAGCTGAAGCAGCTCGTGCAGGCCGCCCTCTCCAACAACGAGTTCaaccctcctccacctcctcccgcCCCGGCGAAGGAGGAGCCGCCggtcaaggaggaggaggaggaagccaagcCCGCAGAAGCTCCGGCCCCTGCTTCCGTGGAGGAGTCGAAGCCGCTGTCCGAGCCCGTTTCGGCTCAGGAAGCCAAGCCTGCTGACGCTCCTGCCCCGGCTTCCGTGGAGGTGTCGAAGCCGCCGTCCGAGCCCGTTCCGGCTCCTGCTGAGAGGTCTCTGGAgccggaggtggtggaggagcacGCTTCACCGGTAAAGAAAGAACCTTTGCCTCCCCCTTCGCAGCCAGCGGAGGAGAAGGCAGCCACGGCTGATGACGCATCCGCCAAGACGGTGAAAGCCATCAAGGAAGCCGTTGGGTCCGCTGCCGCGGAGGACGTCTCTCCTGCGGCGAAGGAGGCGCCTGCCGAGGTCCCTGCTCCTGCTTCGACGGCGCCGCCAGAGGAGGTGTTCATCTGGAGGGTCCCGCTCGTGGGCGACGAGAAGAGCGACGCCGTCCTCCTCAAGTTCCTCCGCGCCCGCGACTTCAAGGTGAAGGACGCCCTGGCCATGCTCAAGGACGCCGTCATCTGGAGGAAGCAATTCGGCATCGAGGCGCTCCTCGAGGAGGACCTCGGACTGCCGGAGCTGGACAAGGTCGTGTACATGCACGGCAACGACAAGGAAGGCCACCCCGTGTGCTACAATGTCTACGGCGAGTTCCAGAACAAGGAGCTCTACGAGAAGGCCTTCGGCGACGCGGACAAGCGGCGCAAGTTCCTCAAGTGGAGGATCCAGTACCTGGAGAAAGGGATCAGGGAGCGCCTGGACTTCACTCCTGGTGGCATCTCCTCCATGGTTCAGGTGACTGATCTCAGGAACTCACCACGGCTCGGGAAGCATCGGCAGGTCACGAAGCAAGCTGTCACTCTGCTCCAGGACAACTATCCCGAGTTCATCTCCAAGAAG GTGTTCATCAATGTTCCATGGTGGTACTTGGCTGTCAACAGGATGATGAGCCCATTCTTTACACAAAGAACCAAGAGCAAGTTTGTCTTCGCCGGACCTTCCAAATCGGCAGAGACCCTGTTCAA ATACATAGCACCTGAGCAGGTCCCAGTTGCATTTGGAGGTCTCAGCAAGGAAAAAGACCCAGATTTCAGCACTGCCGATGTTGTTACAGATGTCAGCATTAAACCCTCATCCAAGCAAACCATAGAAATACCTGCTACTGAG ACATGCCTTATTGTGTGGGAACTCCGAGTTCTGGGATGTGAGGTGAGCTATGGTGCTGAGTTCACTCCAAGTGCAGAGGACGGATACACGGTGATCGTGCAGAAGAACAGGAAGTTGGCCACAGATGATGAGCCTGTGATCAAAGGATCTTTCAAGAATGGAGAGCCCGGTAAGGTGGTCCTAAACGTCGAAAACCTGACATCCAAGAAGAAGCTTCTCCTTTACAGATACAAGGTGAAGAGCTCCACTGGATCCACATAA